One Campylobacter concisus DNA window includes the following coding sequences:
- a CDS encoding threonine/serine exporter family protein — protein MFELLSETLVDAGFAAVAGLGFAYASSPPKRTLIFCALLAAFAHASRFWIMQMGFFNISVATLIVSFMSGILGMLFAKRLKVPAEIIAFPALLPMVPGVFAYKGILALFSFLNETSIAKKNEYLIIFFDNAITTTTVSLALGVGVSVVLILFYDQSLTITRGAKGRPSKSK, from the coding sequence ATGTTTGAGCTTTTGAGTGAAACGCTTGTAGATGCTGGCTTTGCTGCGGTGGCTGGACTTGGCTTTGCCTATGCTAGCTCGCCTCCAAAAAGAACTCTCATCTTTTGTGCTTTGCTCGCTGCATTTGCGCATGCTAGCCGCTTTTGGATCATGCAGATGGGATTTTTTAACATCAGTGTCGCAACGCTCATCGTCTCTTTTATGAGCGGAATTTTAGGCATGCTCTTTGCCAAACGGCTAAAGGTGCCAGCTGAGATCATCGCATTTCCAGCGCTTTTGCCGATGGTGCCAGGAGTTTTTGCGTATAAAGGGATATTGGCACTTTTTTCATTTTTAAATGAGACAAGCATCGCTAAGAAAAATGAGTATTTGATTATATTTTTTGATAATGCTATCACGACTACGACGGTCTCACTAGCCCTAGGTGTCGGCGTTTCGGTGGTACTTATCTTGTTTTATGATCAGTCGCTTACGATAACTAGAGGCGCTAAAGGTAGACCTAGTAAGAGCAAATGA
- a CDS encoding DUF4149 domain-containing protein, protein MRSIYFLLLAAVIGTELTLGILVAPVIFFPQSIIGEGVLTHFMSGQMMTKIFLKFNYVLLFVSAFVAVSELFDLRKKLAFSLKFSTFMLSFLNLALALSFVFIFTPFIVQAQSLGAEATQTAEFAKMHSASEYVMKVMLVLQLILFFVKFKISQDERQA, encoded by the coding sequence TTGAGAAGTATCTATTTTTTACTATTAGCGGCGGTGATCGGCACTGAGCTAACGCTTGGAATTTTGGTCGCGCCAGTCATATTTTTCCCACAAAGCATCATAGGCGAGGGTGTGCTTACGCATTTTATGAGCGGACAGATGATGACAAAGATATTTTTAAAATTTAACTATGTTTTGCTATTTGTAAGCGCATTTGTGGCAGTTAGCGAGCTATTTGATCTAAGAAAAAAGCTTGCATTTTCACTAAAATTTAGCACATTTATGCTCTCGTTTTTAAATTTAGCCCTAGCGCTTAGCTTTGTCTTTATCTTTACGCCTTTTATCGTGCAGGCTCAAAGTCTTGGCGCAGAGGCGACGCAGACAGCGGAGTTTGCCAAGATGCACAGCGCAAGCGAATATGTGATGAAAGTGATGCTTGTTTTGCAGCTCATTTTGTTTTTTGTGAAATTTAAGATCAGCCAAGATGAACGCCAAGCCTGA
- a CDS encoding threonine/serine exporter family protein, whose protein sequence is MNAKPDIQILTNFLAEYTTAMVSAGTYTARVEKCVDRIAKHYGYDVSVTIFVKYFTISVMDSQDNSLRRTYVRKIPLGQVSFNRISELSSLSWQILDEGLSLDEAKESFEGVMSVSANKFASSLILISLANAAFCRLFGGDAGSVVCIFFATLVGYTLKFTLAKMGVNLKVQYVLTSFVVSFIAYLGVSYGLTHTSDVAIGSSVLFMMPGVFLINSVFDILNDNTLVGISRAISTGILILCMAVGVYITLTLSSAEILNV, encoded by the coding sequence ATGAACGCCAAGCCTGATATCCAAATCTTAACAAATTTCCTCGCCGAATACACGACAGCGATGGTGAGCGCTGGCACATACACTGCGCGCGTAGAAAAGTGCGTCGACCGCATAGCTAAGCACTACGGCTACGACGTTAGCGTGACGATTTTCGTGAAGTATTTTACCATTAGCGTGATGGACTCGCAGGATAACTCCTTGCGCCGAACTTATGTGAGAAAGATCCCATTAGGGCAGGTTAGCTTTAACAGAATTTCTGAGTTATCCTCACTCAGCTGGCAAATTTTAGATGAGGGTTTAAGTTTAGATGAGGCTAAAGAGAGCTTTGAGGGCGTGATGAGTGTCAGTGCAAATAAATTTGCTAGCTCGCTTATCTTGATAAGCCTTGCAAATGCGGCATTTTGCAGACTTTTTGGAGGCGATGCTGGCTCAGTTGTTTGCATATTTTTTGCAACGCTTGTTGGCTACACTCTTAAATTTACCCTTGCGAAAATGGGTGTAAATTTAAAGGTTCAATACGTCCTGACATCCTTTGTCGTCTCATTTATCGCCTACCTTGGCGTATCTTACGGGCTTACACATACAAGCGACGTGGCGATAGGCTCGTCTGTACTCTTTATGATGCCTGGCGTTTTTCTCATAAATTCAGTCTTTGACATCCTAAATGACAACACCCTTGTTGGCATCAGTAGAGCCATAAGCACGGGCATCCTCATACTTTGCATGGCTGTTGGCGTCTATATCACGCTAACACTTAGCAGTGCGGAGATACTAAATGTTTGA
- the prmC gene encoding peptide chain release factor N(5)-glutamine methyltransferase, translated as MRVEEALKEANLRLKPLCENPSRVAKILLMSYLDVSVEWIFLNQKSEFDDVGYFALVKRFENYEPLEYITGKAGFYGLEFEVEGGVLIPRPETEILVDKVLEIASSYKAPKIAEIGTGSGIISVMLALKTNAKIVATDINEKALNLAKKNALKFNVSDKIDFVKCSYIDEISGDIDILVSNPPYIARDYKLDKFVINEPHEALFGGEVGDEILKNIILIARNRSIKNIACEMGYDQRASMEMALKFNGFKSAFYKDLAGFDRGFCARLKL; from the coding sequence ATGAGAGTTGAAGAGGCTCTAAAAGAGGCAAATTTAAGGCTAAAGCCGCTTTGTGAGAACCCAAGCAGGGTGGCTAAAATTTTGCTTATGAGCTACCTTGATGTGAGCGTTGAGTGGATATTTTTAAACCAAAAGAGCGAATTTGACGATGTCGGCTACTTTGCCCTTGTAAAGCGCTTTGAAAACTACGAGCCGCTTGAATATATAACTGGCAAGGCTGGCTTTTATGGCTTGGAGTTTGAGGTAGAAGGTGGCGTTTTGATACCGCGCCCTGAGACTGAAATTTTAGTTGATAAAGTGCTTGAGATAGCAAGCAGCTATAAAGCGCCAAAGATCGCTGAGATCGGCACTGGCAGCGGGATAATAAGCGTCATGCTAGCTCTAAAAACAAACGCTAAAATAGTAGCTACTGATATAAATGAAAAGGCTCTAAATTTGGCTAAAAAAAATGCGCTTAAATTTAATGTAAGCGATAAGATCGACTTTGTAAAGTGCTCTTATATCGATGAAATTTCAGGTGATATCGACATCTTGGTCTCAAACCCGCCTTATATAGCGCGAGACTATAAACTTGATAAATTTGTGATAAATGAGCCGCATGAGGCGCTATTTGGCGGCGAGGTTGGAGATGAAATTTTAAAAAACATCATCCTTATCGCTAGAAATCGCAGCATAAAAAATATCGCCTGCGAGATGGGCTATGATCAAAGAGCGAGCATGGAGATGGCGCTAAAATTTAATGGCTTCAAAAGCGCTTTTTACAAGGACTTGGCGGGCTTTGATAGGGGCTTTTGCGCGAGATTAAAACTATAA